From a single Meles meles chromosome 21, mMelMel3.1 paternal haplotype, whole genome shotgun sequence genomic region:
- the LOC123933563 gene encoding glycerol-3-phosphate phosphatase, with protein MAAAEAGGDDARCVRLSAERARALLADVDTLLFDCDGVLWRGETAVPGAPEALSALRARGKRLGFITNNSSKTREAYAEKLRRLGFGGPAGPGARLEVFGTAYCTALYLRQRLAAAPTPKAYVLGSEALAAELGAVGVACVGVGPEPLQGDSPGAWLDAPLDPDVGAVVVGFDPHFSYMKLTKAVRYLQQPGCLLVGTNMDNRLPLENGRFIAGTGCLVRAVEMAAQRQADIIGKPSRFIFDCVSQEYGINPERTVMVGDRLDTDILLGVTCGLKTILTLTGVSTLGDVKSNQESDCTSKKKMVPDFYVDSIADLLPALQG; from the exons aTGGCGGCGGCGGAGGCCGGCGGTGACGACGCCCGCTGCGTGCGGCTGAGCGCCGAGCGGGCCCGGGCGCTGCTGGCCGACGTGGACACGCTGCTGTTCGACTGCGACGGCGTGCTGTGGCGCGGCGAGACGGCCGTGCCCGGCGCGCCCGAGGCCCTGTCGGCGCTGCGGGCCCGCGGCAAGCGCCTGGGCTTCATCACCAACAACAGCAGCAAGACCCGCGAGGCCTACGCCGAGAAGCTGCGGCGCCTCGGCTTCGGCGGCCCGGCGGGGCCCGGCGCCCGCCTCGAGGTCTTCGGCACGGCCTACTGCACCGCGCTCTACCTGCGCCAGCGCCTGGCGGCCGCGCCGACCCCCAAAGCCTACGTGCTGGGCAGCGAAGCCCTGGCCGCCGAGCTGGGGGCCGTGGGCGTCGCCTGCGTGGGCGTGGGGCCCGAGCCGCTGCAGGGCGACAGCCCCGGCGCCTGGCTGGACGCGCCGCTCGATCCCGACGTGGGCGCCGTCGTGGTGGGCTTCGACCCGCACTTCAGCTACATGAAGCTCACCAAGGCGGTGCGCTACCTGCAGCAGCCCGGCTGCCTGCTCGTGGGCACCAACATGGACAACCGGCTCCCGCTGGAGAACGGCCGCTTCATCGCGG GTACCGGCTGCCTGGTCCGAGCCGTGGAGATGGCCGCCCAGCGCCAGGCCGACATCATCGGGAAGCCCAGCCGCTTCATCTTCGACTGCGTGTCCCAGGAGTACGGCATCAACCCGGAGCGCACCGTCATGGTGGGAGACCGCCTGGACACGGACATCCTCCTGGGCGTCACCTGTGGCCTGAAGACCATCCTGACCCTCACCGGCGTTTCCACTCTAGGGGATGTGAAGAGTAATCAGGAAAGTGACTGTACGTCTAAGAAGAAAATGGTCCCTGACTTCTATGTCGACAGCATAGCTGACCTTTTGCCTGCCCTTCAAGGTTAA